One window of the Selenomonadales bacterium genome contains the following:
- a CDS encoding LysM peptidoglycan-binding domain-containing protein: MRILIVAAVVVLALSGLADLYVNSTAAFHPARHLEYVVEQGDTLWAIAARFGPPQLDPRAYIHQIRKLNGLASANIHPGQVLRLPIR, from the coding sequence GTGCGTATTTTAATCGTCGCAGCCGTTGTTGTACTAGCATTGTCGGGGCTTGCAGATCTTTACGTAAACAGCACCGCCGCATTCCACCCAGCCCGCCATCTCGAGTACGTAGTAGAGCAAGGCGACACACTGTGGGCTATTGCGGCGAGATTCGGCCCACCGCAGCTTGACCCGAGAGCCTATATTCACCAGATCAGAAAACTAAACGGCCTCGCGTCTGCGAACATCCATCCGGGGCAGGTACTGCGCCTGCCAATCCGCTAG
- the lexA gene encoding transcriptional repressor LexA, with translation MKNGLTKRQLEILEFIKHEVRVKGYPPSVREIGLAVGLNSSATVHSHLARLESKGFIRRDPTKPRAIEVLDGAPFVSPPSSTVALPIVGRVTAGEPILAVENVEDYFTLAPQYVPSGDIFMLTVRGESMVGAGILDGDMVLVRKQSVAQNGEMVVALLEDEATVKTYYREHSRIRLQPENPTMEALYCTDVTILGKVVGLYRVF, from the coding sequence ATGAAGAACGGTCTCACTAAGCGCCAGCTAGAAATCCTCGAGTTCATCAAGCACGAGGTGCGCGTCAAAGGCTACCCGCCCTCCGTGCGCGAGATTGGCTTGGCGGTGGGACTTAACTCCAGCGCTACTGTCCATAGCCACCTCGCTCGCCTTGAGTCGAAAGGGTTTATTCGCCGCGACCCCACCAAACCGCGCGCAATTGAAGTGCTCGATGGAGCACCTTTTGTCTCCCCGCCCTCTTCTACCGTAGCGCTTCCTATCGTCGGTCGCGTAACCGCAGGCGAGCCAATTCTCGCAGTGGAAAATGTGGAAGACTACTTTACCCTTGCGCCGCAGTACGTCCCCTCAGGCGACATCTTTATGCTCACTGTCCGCGGGGAATCTATGGTAGGGGCAGGCATACTCGACGGAGATATGGTCCTCGTACGCAAGCAAAGCGTCGCGCAAAACGGAGAGATGGTCGTAGCGTTACTAGAAGACGAGGCCACCGTCAAGACCTATTACCGCGAACACAGCCGCATTCGGCTACAGCCAGAGAATCCCACCATGGAGGCCCTCTACTGCACTGATGTCACTATCTTAGGCAAAGTAGTAGGTCTGTATCGGGTGTTTTAG
- the ppdK gene encoding pyruvate, phosphate dikinase gives MQEKKISFFEEGSKDMRGLLGGKGAGLAEMTRVGLPVPPGFTVTTAACAEYFARGALADDTVQGIARAMTRLQEQTGKTFGSPANPLLVSVRSGAAYSMPGMMDTILNLGLNDEVVSGLSQLTTPVFALDCYRRFIEKYAEIVLKVPHHHFADCLEEVKRHERVFHDHELSAEALTRIIAEYREIVARQAERPFPESPWEQLLGAVQAVFESWENPRAKVYRKLHSIGDAAGTAVNVQAMVFGNLGLTSGTGVCFTRNPSTGAKELFGEYLASAQGEDVVSGTRTPERVSVMGDILPEAYAQLQRVANQLEAHYRDMQDIEFTVERGKLYLLQTRAGKRSAAAAVRMAVEMLAEGLISQQEALLRVTPEHIELMLHRAVDYRQPLNELTRGLPASPGAATGSIVFDNEGALRLTRAGRKTILLRPETSPDDIQGIIASEGIVTTRGGMTSHAAVVARGMGKPCVCGAEAVRIDLSTRKAYIGEHQLSEGDIISLDGQNGRVFLGAVPLVEPEPGREFAHVLSMADDAARLSVRANADNPHDAALARSFGAKGIGLCRTEHMFMEADRLPIMQAMIMAEHEEDRHYALQKLLPMQRSDFYGILKAMNGYPVTIRLLDPPLHEFLPARHELQAEVARATTHAARVKAERALRVVDQLHESNPMLGHRGCRLGITAPSVYAMQVEAIAEAVFDLLKEGLDPRPEIMIPLVGHHRELIVTRRLVENTWEIVEKRRGQRFAVAIGTMIEIPRACLVAGELAKHADFFSFGTNDLTQTTFGFSRDDVEGKFLQAYLAQDILAHNPFAVLDREGVGRLMRLAASEGRAARPSLKIGICGEHGGEATSIAFCSELGLDYVSCSPYRVPVARFAAGRALYLSGEQADK, from the coding sequence ATGCAGGAGAAAAAGATCTCTTTCTTTGAGGAAGGCAGCAAAGACATGCGGGGGCTGCTTGGCGGTAAAGGCGCGGGGTTAGCCGAAATGACTCGCGTCGGGTTACCCGTCCCGCCAGGGTTTACGGTGACGACTGCAGCCTGTGCGGAGTATTTTGCGCGCGGCGCGTTAGCGGATGACACTGTACAAGGGATAGCGCGAGCTATGACAAGGCTGCAGGAACAGACGGGCAAAACCTTTGGGAGCCCCGCAAATCCCTTGCTGGTCTCTGTGCGCTCCGGTGCGGCGTATTCTATGCCTGGCATGATGGACACCATTCTTAATCTAGGCCTTAATGATGAGGTCGTAAGCGGCCTGAGTCAATTGACAACGCCCGTGTTCGCACTAGACTGCTATCGCCGCTTTATCGAAAAATATGCAGAAATTGTGCTTAAGGTGCCGCATCACCACTTTGCCGACTGCTTAGAGGAGGTAAAGCGACACGAGCGTGTGTTCCACGACCATGAGCTCAGTGCCGAAGCCCTCACGCGAATTATTGCGGAGTATAGGGAGATTGTAGCGCGGCAAGCCGAGCGTCCCTTCCCGGAGTCGCCGTGGGAGCAGTTGCTCGGAGCAGTACAAGCTGTGTTTGAGAGTTGGGAGAACCCACGGGCTAAAGTGTATCGCAAACTACATAGTATCGGAGACGCGGCGGGTACCGCCGTCAACGTACAAGCGATGGTGTTTGGCAATCTCGGCTTGACTTCGGGCACCGGCGTTTGCTTTACTCGCAATCCATCTACCGGAGCCAAGGAGTTGTTTGGCGAGTATTTGGCTTCGGCGCAAGGTGAAGATGTAGTCTCCGGCACACGTACTCCCGAGCGCGTGTCGGTGATGGGAGACATCTTGCCTGAGGCGTACGCACAGCTACAGCGAGTAGCGAACCAACTGGAAGCCCACTACCGGGACATGCAAGACATCGAGTTCACGGTGGAGCGCGGCAAGCTTTACCTGTTGCAGACACGCGCGGGCAAGCGCAGCGCCGCCGCCGCAGTCCGCATGGCTGTGGAGATGTTGGCGGAAGGACTAATTTCACAGCAAGAAGCCTTGCTGCGCGTGACACCGGAGCACATCGAGCTGATGCTTCACCGCGCGGTGGATTACAGGCAACCGCTAAATGAACTTACGCGCGGCTTGCCTGCCTCACCCGGTGCAGCCACTGGTTCTATCGTCTTTGACAACGAAGGCGCGCTGCGTCTGACGCGAGCGGGACGCAAAACAATCTTGCTGCGGCCTGAGACATCCCCTGACGATATTCAAGGCATTATCGCCAGTGAAGGGATTGTAACCACGCGAGGCGGCATGACCAGCCACGCAGCCGTAGTGGCGCGCGGCATGGGGAAGCCTTGCGTGTGCGGGGCGGAGGCAGTGCGCATTGACCTATCCACGCGCAAAGCCTATATAGGTGAACATCAGTTGTCCGAAGGCGACATTATATCCCTCGACGGCCAAAACGGCAGAGTGTTCCTAGGAGCCGTTCCTTTAGTGGAGCCGGAGCCGGGACGGGAGTTTGCGCACGTGCTCAGTATGGCGGATGACGCCGCACGACTCTCGGTACGCGCGAACGCAGACAACCCCCATGACGCGGCCTTAGCTCGCAGCTTCGGCGCGAAAGGCATTGGCCTGTGCCGGACAGAGCATATGTTTATGGAAGCGGATCGGTTGCCAATCATGCAAGCCATGATTATGGCCGAGCACGAGGAGGACAGGCACTACGCGCTACAAAAGCTCTTGCCTATGCAGCGAAGCGACTTCTACGGCATTCTCAAGGCTATGAACGGCTATCCGGTTACGATAAGGTTGCTTGACCCTCCTTTACATGAGTTTCTACCCGCCCGGCATGAGTTACAGGCTGAAGTCGCGCGGGCGACCACACATGCCGCCCGCGTTAAGGCAGAACGTGCCTTACGCGTTGTGGATCAGCTGCATGAGTCTAATCCCATGTTAGGGCATCGCGGGTGTCGCCTCGGCATAACCGCACCTAGCGTCTATGCCATGCAGGTAGAAGCTATCGCCGAGGCAGTGTTTGACCTTCTCAAGGAGGGTCTCGACCCGAGGCCGGAGATTATGATTCCGCTTGTCGGGCATCATCGCGAGCTTATAGTGACCCGCCGATTGGTAGAAAACACGTGGGAAATAGTAGAGAAGCGGCGCGGCCAGCGTTTTGCTGTAGCCATAGGAACCATGATTGAGATTCCGCGGGCGTGTCTTGTCGCCGGTGAACTAGCGAAGCATGCGGACTTCTTCTCCTTTGGCACCAATGACCTCACGCAGACGACGTTTGGCTTTAGCCGCGACGACGTAGAAGGGAAGTTCCTGCAGGCGTACTTGGCCCAGGACATACTTGCCCACAATCCCTTTGCCGTGCTGGACAGGGAAGGGGTAGGAAGACTGATGCGACTGGCGGCAAGTGAAGGCCGCGCCGCGAGACCGAGCCTGAAGATTGGCATTTGCGGCGAACACGGCGGCGAGGCAACTAGCATTGCCTTCTGCAGCGAGCTTGGACTAGACTACGTCAGTTGCTCGCCTTATCGAGTGCCGGTCGCTCGATTTGCCGCAGGCAGGGCGCTGTACCTAAGCGGTGAACAGGCCGATAAGTAG
- the leuS gene encoding leucine--tRNA ligase, producing MAKYGKHIDAKWQQKWEETGIYRFSRENVGKKLYCLEMFSYPSGAKLHVGHWWNFGLTDSWARAKRMQGFEVFEPMGFDAFGLPAENYAIKTGVHPRDSTLSNIQTMRQQLRTMGAMFDWDYEVVTCEPDYYKWTQWLFLKLYERGLSYRKEAPVNWCPSCNTSLANEQVDGAHCERCQTEVTKKNLTQWFFKITAYADQLLAGLDELRWPEKTKTMQRNWIGKSIGATIRFAVENSTAAIPVFTTRADTLLGCTYLVLAPELALVDELTLPAYRGSVETYREYVNRQSEIERLSTAHAKSGVFIGAYALHPITGERLPIWIADYVLASYGTGAVMAVPGHDTRDFAFAKQYGLAIPRVIGATNADLDDSLPFVEDGVLVNSREFNGLTSAQARTKVVEHLQATGHASETVNYRLRDWLVSRQRYWGAPIPIVYCDRCGMVPVPEEQLPVLLPYNVDFTPDGKSPLSKSEDFIRTKCPECGGEARRDTDTLDTFVCSSWYFLRYPDNKNVAAAWDPNWINQMLPVDMYVGGPEHAVMHLLYARFITHALHDMGYVNFTEPFKALTHQGIILGADGEKMSKSKGNTVSPDSYIDSYGSDVFRLYLQFGFNYLEGGPWSEEGIKAVARFVERVERFADRVGDMQREPRGERWDVSGGALGPAEREVEYVLHHAVKSITRDVEAFGFNTCISRLMELLNAFNRYDAEAPTKHGQFIHESFATFVRLLAPFAPHLAEELWSQLGYVESVHRQPWPVHLESALVKDTVELAVQVNGRIRDKIRVASDADEETIKATALTAEKAAPFLSDMVVQKVIVIKGSLVNIVVRPA from the coding sequence ATGGCGAAGTATGGCAAGCACATTGACGCTAAGTGGCAGCAAAAGTGGGAAGAGACAGGTATCTATCGCTTTAGCCGCGAGAATGTAGGGAAGAAGCTCTACTGCTTGGAGATGTTCTCGTACCCCTCGGGCGCAAAACTGCATGTAGGCCACTGGTGGAATTTTGGCCTAACAGATTCCTGGGCGCGCGCCAAACGCATGCAGGGCTTTGAAGTGTTTGAGCCGATGGGCTTTGATGCCTTTGGATTGCCGGCAGAGAACTACGCCATCAAGACCGGTGTGCATCCCCGTGATTCCACGCTGAGCAACATCCAGACGATGCGCCAACAACTAAGGACCATGGGTGCGATGTTTGACTGGGATTACGAGGTTGTCACCTGCGAGCCGGATTACTACAAGTGGACGCAGTGGTTATTCCTTAAACTCTATGAGCGCGGCCTAAGCTACCGCAAAGAAGCCCCCGTCAACTGGTGCCCGAGCTGTAACACATCACTGGCCAATGAACAGGTAGACGGGGCACATTGCGAGCGGTGCCAAACAGAAGTGACGAAAAAGAACTTGACGCAGTGGTTCTTTAAGATTACTGCCTACGCTGATCAACTTTTGGCAGGGCTTGATGAACTGCGCTGGCCTGAGAAGACCAAGACCATGCAGAGGAACTGGATAGGCAAGAGCATAGGGGCAACCATACGCTTTGCGGTCGAGAACAGCACAGCGGCAATCCCTGTTTTTACTACCCGTGCCGACACGCTTCTCGGCTGCACGTACCTAGTGTTAGCTCCGGAACTCGCCCTGGTCGATGAGCTCACTTTGCCCGCATACCGGGGAAGCGTAGAAACCTATCGCGAGTACGTTAACAGACAAAGCGAAATCGAACGCCTTTCCACAGCCCACGCCAAGAGCGGCGTATTTATTGGGGCGTATGCGCTTCACCCAATAACAGGAGAACGCCTGCCGATTTGGATAGCCGACTATGTATTAGCTAGCTATGGTACCGGTGCCGTAATGGCGGTACCCGGGCATGACACGCGCGATTTTGCCTTTGCCAAGCAGTACGGACTAGCTATCCCGCGCGTAATTGGGGCTACAAATGCTGACCTAGACGATTCTTTGCCGTTCGTGGAGGATGGGGTACTCGTCAATAGCCGCGAGTTTAACGGCCTTACTTCCGCACAAGCGCGAACGAAAGTCGTGGAGCATTTGCAGGCAACAGGCCACGCCTCGGAGACTGTCAACTACCGCCTGCGCGACTGGCTGGTGTCGCGCCAGCGCTACTGGGGCGCGCCTATTCCCATCGTGTATTGCGACAGGTGCGGTATGGTGCCTGTACCCGAAGAGCAGTTACCCGTGTTGCTGCCGTATAACGTAGATTTTACCCCAGACGGGAAGTCACCCCTGTCTAAATCCGAGGACTTTATCCGGACGAAATGCCCCGAGTGCGGTGGGGAAGCAAGACGCGACACCGACACCTTAGACACGTTTGTCTGCTCGTCCTGGTACTTCTTGCGCTATCCCGACAACAAAAATGTCGCGGCGGCCTGGGATCCAAATTGGATTAACCAGATGCTTCCTGTGGACATGTATGTAGGCGGGCCGGAGCACGCGGTAATGCACTTACTCTATGCGCGTTTTATCACCCACGCTCTCCACGACATGGGCTATGTCAACTTCACGGAGCCGTTCAAGGCCCTGACGCACCAAGGCATCATCCTAGGTGCAGACGGCGAGAAGATGAGCAAATCCAAGGGGAACACCGTATCGCCTGATTCATATATTGACTCCTATGGCTCGGATGTCTTCCGGCTGTATCTCCAGTTTGGCTTTAACTACCTCGAAGGAGGCCCTTGGAGCGAGGAAGGCATTAAGGCGGTGGCGCGTTTCGTGGAACGTGTGGAGCGCTTTGCCGACAGGGTGGGGGATATGCAGCGAGAGCCAAGAGGTGAGAGATGGGACGTGAGCGGAGGAGCGCTAGGGCCAGCCGAGCGCGAGGTGGAGTACGTGCTTCACCATGCAGTTAAAAGCATCACCCGCGACGTAGAAGCCTTCGGCTTCAACACGTGTATTTCGCGCCTGATGGAGCTACTTAACGCCTTTAACCGCTACGATGCCGAGGCTCCGACTAAGCACGGGCAGTTCATACACGAATCGTTCGCCACCTTTGTCCGCCTCTTAGCGCCTTTTGCGCCGCATCTCGCCGAGGAGCTGTGGTCACAACTTGGGTACGTCGAGTCAGTCCATCGACAACCTTGGCCAGTACATCTGGAGTCCGCTCTAGTCAAGGACACCGTCGAGCTTGCGGTACAAGTAAACGGCCGCATCCGAGACAAAATCCGCGTGGCCAGCGACGCCGACGAGGAAACGATCAAGGCCACAGCCCTCACAGCGGAAAAAGCCGCGCCCTTTCTATCAGACATGGTGGTGCAAAAAGTCATTGTGATCAAGGGTAGCCTGGTCAACATTGTCGTAAGACCTGCATGA